In a genomic window of Chloroflexota bacterium:
- a CDS encoding beta-ketoacyl synthase N-terminal-like domain-containing protein yields MAKKKNKDLAKKPDGSQGVAIIGMSCMFPGARDLDTYWQNILGKVDSVTDPPPEAWDSEVFYDPESTANDRVYCRKGGFLGPLAQFNPLNYGIMPIGLDGGEPDQWLLLKLAYDALGDASYLERLEANSGERRRTAVILGKGTYLNRGNLNMVQHSLVVDQTLQVLQALHPEYGQEELDLVREALKERLPAFDAATAPGLVPNIAAGRIANRLDLMGPSYTVDAACASSLIAVEIAMRDLLTDHCDLALVGGAQVTTPIPILTLFSQLGALSRQEEIRPFDQKADGTILSEGIGMLVLKREEDAVRDDDRIYAVIKGVGSSSDGRAMSVLTPRVEGEILALQQAYEMAGVEPATVGLVEAHGTATLAGDASEIDALQAVFGGRRAREPQTALGTVKSMIGHTMPASGVAGIIKAALALYNKVLPPTIHCDEPNSRLGLEDSNFYLNTETRPWIQGRETPRRAGVNAFGFGGVNVHVILEEATPQGDTAWPNHMDHWESEVVVLAAKDRDRLLVSARELKETLEAVPDLQEPGFRLLDLAYTVNRRLGEQVCRLAIVATSIEDLRDKLGHAISRLEKAKTRKIKDVRGIYFFEKPFYPEGRVAFLFPGEGSQYPNMLADLCQHFPEVRSAFDRIDHIFEGHPRGYTPSDFIFPRPGQAERSGRAEQLWEIDGAVEAVLTANAAMHALLLRLDVEPDALVGHSTGEYSALLASGMIPVDEDEFVGHHLLNLNQMYEVVARDNEVPRAFMLAVGAGLDRVASQVEEAGGQVYVGMDNCPHQSVLVGEESALEGLTSSLGAEGLIFESLPFDRAYHTPLFEPYNHLFQDFYAQLPMEAAKVTTYSCVTAAPFGDDEADIRSLAIANWINRVRFRETIQAMYDDGIRIFVEVGARGNLTAFVGDILRGQSHLAVPANIQQRSGITQLNHLIGLLIAQGVPVDLTALYERREPRMLELTPDFAEKAGKQPAGTMKLASGWAGMEVSPEAAEEIRTRLAGKSVGGVVNPDAGPDPVEPVAASASKSQEEVNISNMQDNLPNNNGVQDSVPPTSGVVQPAQVYADGRALVMQGHLQLMDQFLKTQEALVQQFLTGSAAPIMTQSRPVLPLQPVALPQLEGFSPPPQPVQQQDAAAAGPEPAQRAVPPAPAQPSPPGVADQAPVIEASEEVNEPPDLEAILLDLVSDKTGYPLEVLSLDANLEADLGIDSIKRVEILGAFNQQTGLVEGDTMDQVSSLKTLGAILGFFQQTASLAPSVKPGWPSSQDAIAATELFDRMPFIRDVRRHVPGQELDALCRLDVSEDLFLRDHTLGREIARLDPDLLALPIVPLTVTMEILAEAAACLAPGEVLVEMRDLRAYRWILLEEGPTTLRVTAKRRSDSGGSEFDVVVCILPDGIATEEGMDSLAPAAEGTMIFAMAYPEPPDVSALSLQEERASLWQPDNLYRDGMFHGPLFRAVKSIDRVGSDGLVATMEALPTNQFIGSDRGPVFLAEPIILDAAGQLIGLWTLETLERGFTVFPYQLKALHFFGPALPPGEQVTCQVRGTFLDNLQMTSDIDIIDAEGNLRMRLNGWDDKRFDIPRQFYRFILNPGEVRLSEPWSAPLNGHAGGEEFESRRVAGFSQDFLKAHYHFWEKVLAHLVLARSERQVWREMGSDKRRIEWLLGRVAAKEAFAIFVYKLYNISLNIADIEISTDERGRPYVEGQWLSQIDRPISLSISHAGDVAAAVVGHVSPEGRMPGIGIDLEPVQRLETSFAGVAFTEQERSLLQELVESDDETWSLRLWCAKEAVGKALGVGLANGPHSVAIDRVDPDSGFVYMNLAGGLEEEFSDLSGENMAAYTTQENGFVVASVLG; encoded by the coding sequence ATGGCAAAGAAAAAAAACAAGGACCTAGCTAAAAAACCTGACGGCAGCCAGGGTGTGGCGATTATCGGCATGTCCTGCATGTTTCCGGGCGCCAGGGATCTGGACACCTACTGGCAGAACATCCTGGGCAAGGTCGATTCGGTGACCGATCCACCGCCCGAGGCGTGGGATTCAGAGGTTTTTTATGATCCAGAATCCACGGCCAACGACCGGGTTTATTGCAGGAAAGGTGGCTTCCTCGGCCCGCTGGCGCAGTTCAACCCGCTGAACTACGGGATAATGCCCATTGGTCTTGATGGTGGCGAGCCCGATCAGTGGCTGCTTCTCAAGCTGGCCTACGATGCGCTGGGGGATGCCAGTTACCTGGAACGCCTTGAGGCCAATTCCGGGGAGCGACGCCGCACTGCCGTGATTCTGGGCAAAGGAACCTATCTCAACCGCGGCAATCTCAACATGGTTCAGCACAGCCTGGTGGTCGACCAGACGCTGCAGGTGTTACAGGCTCTTCATCCTGAGTATGGACAGGAAGAGCTGGACCTGGTGCGCGAGGCATTGAAGGAACGGCTGCCTGCGTTTGACGCTGCCACCGCGCCGGGGCTGGTGCCCAACATCGCTGCCGGACGCATTGCCAACCGGCTCGATCTGATGGGGCCATCCTACACGGTGGATGCTGCCTGCGCTTCCTCGTTGATCGCGGTCGAGATCGCGATGCGTGACTTGCTGACCGACCACTGCGATCTTGCGTTGGTGGGAGGCGCCCAGGTCACGACCCCTATTCCAATCCTGACCCTTTTCTCCCAACTGGGTGCCCTTTCCCGGCAAGAAGAGATCCGGCCTTTCGACCAGAAGGCCGACGGGACGATTCTCTCGGAGGGAATCGGGATGCTGGTGTTGAAACGGGAGGAAGATGCGGTGCGGGACGATGATCGCATCTATGCGGTCATCAAGGGTGTGGGCTCCTCCAGCGACGGTCGGGCCATGAGTGTGCTGACACCCAGGGTTGAGGGAGAGATCCTGGCCCTGCAGCAGGCCTATGAGATGGCAGGCGTGGAACCGGCAACGGTGGGCCTGGTCGAGGCTCACGGAACGGCGACGCTGGCCGGTGATGCTTCGGAGATCGACGCCCTGCAAGCTGTGTTCGGAGGCCGCCGCGCCCGGGAGCCACAAACAGCCCTGGGCACCGTAAAATCGATGATCGGCCACACGATGCCGGCTTCAGGTGTTGCAGGCATTATCAAAGCGGCGCTGGCGCTGTATAACAAGGTTTTGCCCCCAACCATCCATTGCGACGAGCCGAATTCCAGGCTTGGGTTGGAAGACTCCAATTTCTATTTGAACACGGAAACGCGTCCGTGGATCCAGGGCCGTGAAACTCCCCGGCGTGCAGGCGTGAATGCCTTTGGCTTCGGTGGCGTCAACGTCCACGTCATCCTTGAGGAGGCCACACCCCAGGGCGACACAGCCTGGCCCAATCACATGGACCACTGGGAGAGCGAGGTTGTGGTCCTGGCTGCCAAGGATCGAGACCGATTATTGGTCAGCGCAAGAGAGCTGAAGGAAACTCTGGAGGCCGTGCCCGATCTGCAAGAACCTGGCTTCAGGTTGTTGGACCTGGCGTATACGGTCAACAGGCGCCTGGGTGAACAGGTCTGTCGGTTGGCGATTGTTGCCACCTCAATCGAGGATCTTCGAGACAAACTAGGCCACGCCATCTCGCGTCTGGAGAAAGCCAAAACGCGCAAGATCAAGGATGTTCGGGGGATTTACTTCTTCGAAAAACCTTTTTATCCCGAGGGACGGGTGGCATTTCTCTTCCCGGGGGAGGGTTCTCAATACCCGAACATGCTGGCTGACCTGTGCCAGCACTTCCCGGAGGTGCGCAGCGCCTTCGACCGCATCGACCATATCTTCGAGGGCCATCCCCGGGGATACACGCCCAGCGATTTCATTTTCCCCAGGCCGGGGCAGGCGGAGAGGTCCGGCAGGGCAGAGCAACTCTGGGAGATCGATGGCGCTGTCGAGGCTGTTCTTACGGCGAACGCGGCGATGCACGCGCTGTTGCTCAGGTTAGACGTTGAGCCAGACGCCCTGGTGGGCCACAGCACGGGTGAATACTCTGCCTTGCTGGCGTCGGGCATGATTCCGGTTGACGAGGATGAATTCGTAGGCCACCACTTGTTGAATCTCAATCAGATGTATGAGGTCGTGGCTCGGGACAATGAGGTGCCGCGGGCGTTCATGCTGGCCGTTGGTGCTGGTCTGGATCGGGTAGCGTCCCAGGTGGAGGAAGCTGGTGGACAGGTGTACGTTGGCATGGACAACTGCCCTCACCAATCGGTCCTGGTGGGCGAGGAATCGGCTCTTGAGGGATTGACTTCCTCGTTGGGGGCAGAGGGTCTGATCTTTGAGAGCCTTCCCTTTGATCGGGCCTATCATACGCCGCTCTTTGAGCCTTACAACCATCTCTTCCAGGATTTCTACGCCCAATTGCCCATGGAGGCTGCCAAGGTGACTACCTATTCGTGTGTCACTGCAGCACCCTTTGGCGACGACGAAGCCGATATCCGATCCCTGGCTATCGCTAACTGGATCAACCGGGTCCGTTTCCGGGAAACTATCCAGGCGATGTACGACGATGGCATTCGGATCTTTGTGGAAGTCGGGGCCCGGGGCAATCTGACGGCCTTTGTAGGAGATATCCTGCGCGGCCAATCCCATCTGGCCGTGCCGGCAAATATCCAGCAGCGTTCAGGGATTACCCAGCTCAATCACCTCATTGGTCTTCTTATTGCCCAGGGAGTCCCGGTGGATCTGACCGCTCTCTACGAACGCCGCGAACCGCGTATGTTGGAGCTTACGCCTGATTTCGCCGAAAAGGCTGGAAAACAACCCGCGGGCACCATGAAGTTGGCTTCGGGCTGGGCAGGGATGGAGGTCTCGCCTGAGGCGGCCGAAGAAATCCGTACTCGATTAGCCGGAAAATCAGTCGGGGGTGTCGTCAACCCGGACGCAGGTCCCGACCCGGTCGAACCGGTCGCAGCATCGGCGAGCAAATCACAGGAGGAAGTGAATATCAGCAATATGCAAGATAATCTACCCAACAACAATGGAGTTCAGGATTCCGTTCCACCGACCTCCGGCGTGGTACAGCCGGCTCAAGTCTACGCTGATGGGCGCGCCCTGGTGATGCAAGGCCATTTGCAGTTAATGGATCAGTTCTTGAAAACCCAGGAAGCGCTGGTTCAACAGTTCCTGACGGGCAGCGCTGCGCCGATCATGACGCAGTCGAGGCCAGTCCTTCCTTTGCAACCGGTTGCCTTGCCGCAGCTTGAAGGATTTTCGCCGCCGCCACAGCCTGTGCAGCAGCAGGATGCAGCTGCAGCAGGTCCGGAACCCGCCCAGCGTGCCGTTCCGCCGGCCCCAGCGCAGCCTTCCCCTCCCGGTGTTGCAGATCAAGCACCGGTGATTGAGGCATCCGAGGAGGTGAACGAGCCACCCGATCTGGAGGCTATCCTGCTCGATCTGGTCAGTGACAAAACGGGGTATCCGCTGGAGGTACTCTCCCTGGATGCGAACCTGGAGGCAGATCTGGGAATCGACTCCATCAAACGTGTCGAGATCCTGGGAGCATTCAACCAACAAACTGGCCTGGTGGAGGGGGATACCATGGATCAGGTCTCATCGCTGAAGACGTTAGGAGCGATTCTTGGTTTTTTTCAACAAACGGCCAGCCTGGCACCTAGTGTGAAACCGGGCTGGCCGTCCTCCCAAGATGCGATTGCCGCGACTGAACTTTTCGATCGAATGCCCTTCATCCGGGATGTGCGCCGCCATGTGCCGGGTCAGGAGCTTGATGCCCTGTGCAGGTTGGACGTCAGTGAGGATCTGTTTCTGAGGGACCACACATTGGGCCGGGAAATTGCCCGGTTGGATCCCGATCTTCTGGCCTTGCCAATCGTGCCACTCACTGTGACGATGGAAATCCTGGCGGAGGCAGCGGCTTGCCTGGCTCCTGGTGAGGTCCTGGTGGAGATGCGCGACCTGAGGGCCTACCGCTGGATTCTCCTGGAAGAGGGCCCGACTACGTTGCGGGTGACGGCCAAACGGCGAAGCGACTCCGGTGGCAGTGAATTCGACGTGGTCGTATGCATTCTCCCAGACGGGATTGCAACTGAAGAGGGTATGGACTCCCTGGCGCCAGCGGCTGAAGGCACCATGATCTTCGCAATGGCCTATCCCGAACCGCCGGATGTTTCCGCCCTTTCTCTGCAAGAGGAACGGGCGTCGCTCTGGCAGCCTGACAACCTGTATCGCGATGGCATGTTCCACGGACCGTTGTTCCGTGCGGTGAAGTCGATCGACCGGGTGGGCAGCGATGGACTGGTGGCCACCATGGAGGCCCTTCCCACCAATCAGTTCATCGGCTCAGACAGAGGTCCGGTCTTCCTCGCTGAGCCGATCATCCTGGACGCCGCGGGCCAGTTGATTGGATTGTGGACCCTGGAAACCCTGGAACGGGGATTCACCGTCTTTCCCTATCAACTGAAGGCCCTGCATTTCTTTGGGCCTGCGCTGCCGCCTGGTGAGCAAGTGACCTGCCAGGTGCGCGGCACCTTTCTGGATAACCTGCAGATGACGTCTGATATCGATATCATCGATGCAGAGGGCAACTTGCGAATGCGGCTCAATGGATGGGACGACAAACGATTTGATATTCCGCGCCAATTCTATCGCTTCATCCTGAATCCGGGCGAGGTGCGTCTCAGCGAACCATGGTCTGCTCCACTCAACGGCCACGCCGGGGGTGAGGAGTTTGAATCGAGACGGGTCGCCGGTTTTTCCCAGGACTTTTTGAAAGCTCATTACCACTTCTGGGAAAAAGTCCTGGCCCATCTGGTGTTGGCCCGGTCAGAGCGGCAAGTATGGCGAGAGATGGGATCGGACAAACGAAGAATCGAGTGGCTGTTGGGCCGGGTGGCAGCCAAAGAAGCTTTTGCCATATTCGTGTATAAGTTGTATAATATTAGTCTCAACATTGCGGACATCGAGATCTCGACGGATGAGCGGGGACGTCCATATGTGGAAGGCCAGTGGCTTTCGCAGATTGACCGGCCAATCTCGTTGTCCATTTCTCATGCTGGCGACGTCGCTGCGGCCGTGGTTGGTCATGTATCGCCGGAGGGACGCATGCCGGGCATTGGAATCGACCTGGAGCCGGTCCAACGCCTGGAGACCTCTTTCGCCGGTGTGGCATTCACCGAACAGGAGCGGTCATTGTTGCAGGAGCTGGTTGAGTCGGATGACGAGACCTGGTCGCTGCGACTCTGGTGTGCAAAAGAAGCGGTTGGGAAAGCCCTGGGGGTTGGACTGGCGAATGGACCTCACAGCGTGGCCATCGATCGAGTCGACCCCGACAGCGGTTTCGTTTACATGAACCTGGCAGGCGGGCTGGAGGAGGAATTTTCAGATCTGTCCGGTGAGAATATGGCCGCCTACACGACGCAGGAGAATGGCTTCGTAGTTGCCAGTGTTCTGGGCTGA
- a CDS encoding acyl carrier protein yields the protein MSNRTDMISRENVWDATMRLLAQLAEDWDYGEEITGETYLFSDLGFQSLDAVVLGNTLQEKFGRAIPFADLLAEIGQREVNDVTVAEWVDFSFEHLQASTPQEA from the coding sequence ATGAGCAATAGAACGGATATGATTTCAAGAGAGAATGTTTGGGACGCGACAATGCGTCTGCTGGCGCAGTTGGCCGAGGATTGGGACTATGGCGAAGAGATCACAGGGGAGACATATCTCTTCTCGGATCTGGGGTTTCAGTCGCTGGATGCTGTGGTGTTGGGCAACACCTTGCAGGAGAAGTTTGGTCGTGCGATCCCCTTTGCCGACCTGTTGGCCGAGATCGGCCAGCGGGAGGTGAACGACGTCACTGTTGCAGAGTGGGTCGATTTTTCCTTCGAACACCTGCAGGCGTCCACGCCTCAGGAGGCATGA
- a CDS encoding alkaline phosphatase family protein gives MMAQKTLLIGLDGATFTLLDPFMAGGVMPFLKSFAERGVRAELRSVVPPLTPPAWTSVLTGRSPGYHGIFDFFQADTPGSISIRLATSGDIRVDHVAKMINQHGLRANIINFPVHFPPAPIDGVVIAGWMPWRQLRLGCHPPDLYDRLKALPGFNPRELAMDMGLEARATEGCAEEEYVDWAALHARREERWLEVLKYLDENDSSEFTAILLDGPDKVQHLCWRFLDPVLWPVNPTPEEERIREASIDYYRQLDSILEELVESAGSEATIVMVSDHGFGASTEVFHVNTWLEQAGYLVWSKDVTSELNEQDTLGMGHISRHSRWLDWDRTKAYVATPTSNGIHIVRAEQHDGRGVPAADYPRFRAELLDALLSYVDEKDGNPVVTAAATREDAFAGPAGELAPDLTLSLRDGGLVSILPSDTPLKPRPRPVGTHRPLGVFLAAGPGIRRNVMIEELSVMDVAPIVLHSLGIAVPESLEGHVPGSAYETDYLAKRPVELVPPGNGIEGERVDTSQQIVYDEEAEAVLMARLRELGYIE, from the coding sequence ATGATGGCCCAAAAAACGCTACTGATAGGCCTGGACGGCGCCACGTTTACACTGTTGGACCCATTCATGGCGGGGGGGGTGATGCCCTTCCTGAAGTCTTTTGCAGAGCGGGGTGTGCGAGCGGAGCTGCGCAGTGTTGTGCCTCCTCTCACGCCACCTGCCTGGACATCGGTGCTGACTGGGCGGTCGCCCGGATATCATGGCATCTTTGATTTTTTCCAGGCGGACACACCTGGCAGCATTTCGATCCGGCTGGCTACTTCGGGTGATATCCGGGTTGACCATGTCGCCAAGATGATCAACCAGCATGGTTTGCGGGCCAATATCATCAACTTTCCCGTCCATTTTCCACCTGCGCCGATCGACGGGGTGGTGATTGCCGGGTGGATGCCCTGGCGTCAACTGCGCCTGGGATGCCATCCCCCCGATCTGTACGACCGGTTGAAGGCTTTGCCAGGTTTCAATCCGCGGGAACTTGCGATGGACATGGGCCTTGAGGCCCGGGCCACCGAGGGGTGTGCTGAGGAGGAATATGTCGACTGGGCGGCGCTGCACGCCCGTCGCGAGGAGCGCTGGCTGGAGGTACTCAAGTACCTGGATGAAAACGACTCTTCCGAATTCACAGCGATTCTCCTGGATGGTCCGGACAAGGTCCAGCATCTGTGTTGGCGTTTCCTTGACCCGGTGTTGTGGCCTGTGAACCCGACTCCTGAGGAAGAGCGAATCCGGGAGGCCAGCATCGATTACTATCGCCAGCTGGATAGCATCCTTGAGGAGTTGGTTGAAAGTGCCGGTTCAGAGGCAACTATCGTGATGGTTTCCGACCATGGTTTCGGTGCCTCCACAGAGGTATTCCATGTCAATACCTGGCTGGAGCAGGCCGGATACCTGGTGTGGTCGAAGGATGTAACCAGCGAACTCAATGAGCAAGACACGCTGGGGATGGGACATATCTCGCGCCACAGCCGGTGGTTGGATTGGGACCGCACCAAAGCCTATGTTGCCACGCCGACAAGCAATGGCATTCACATTGTTCGGGCTGAGCAACATGATGGTCGGGGTGTCCCAGCAGCTGACTATCCCCGTTTCCGCGCTGAGCTGCTCGATGCCCTGCTGAGCTACGTTGATGAAAAGGACGGGAACCCCGTGGTGACCGCCGCAGCTACCCGGGAGGACGCTTTTGCCGGTCCGGCGGGTGAATTGGCGCCCGACCTGACCCTTAGCCTGCGTGATGGCGGTTTGGTGTCGATCCTGCCATCCGATACACCCCTGAAGCCCCGGCCTCGGCCGGTCGGTACCCATCGACCCCTGGGTGTGTTCCTGGCTGCAGGGCCGGGAATCCGGCGAAATGTCATGATCGAGGAGCTATCGGTTATGGATGTGGCGCCGATTGTGCTGCACAGCCTGGGAATAGCTGTCCCGGAGTCGCTGGAAGGTCATGTTCCCGGGTCGGCGTATGAGACCGACTATCTGGCAAAGAGGCCAGTCGAGCTTGTTCCCCCCGGGAATGGCATTGAAGGTGAACGGGTCGATACTTCCCAGCAGATTGTTTACGATGAAGAAGCCGAAGCCGTGTTGATGGCCAGGCTGAGGGAACTGGGATACATTGAATAG
- a CDS encoding alpha/beta hydrolase yields the protein MGNMAVNGVDLHYWTVGEGPDIVMMHGLGGNLAIWHMHVVPHLRDKFRLTSFDFRGHGKSSMPASGYSTGGMVKDLLGLMDALGIEKAHLAGHSMGADVALHFAMLHPDRAERLVVVEAGLPALVAARKDESWIGWSYWAEMIEKYTGEKVPPEHRTDYRYLLHQSLKVPILFGPSRGQSRRRQDKFVALLDTTTMVDDYEVVGELTLENIATVPHPKLLMYEQGSPYIGTYHEICEVAINYESVLLPPTKYRHFFPLEKPEVLAAHIVEFCQPEREVVNGRQLEAIV from the coding sequence ATGGGTAATATGGCTGTTAATGGCGTTGATCTGCATTATTGGACCGTGGGTGAGGGTCCCGACATCGTGATGATGCATGGTTTGGGAGGCAACCTGGCTATCTGGCACATGCATGTGGTGCCGCATCTTCGGGACAAGTTCAGGTTGACAAGCTTTGACTTCCGCGGGCATGGCAAGAGTAGTATGCCTGCCAGCGGCTACTCGACTGGCGGTATGGTCAAGGACCTTCTGGGGCTGATGGATGCTTTGGGCATCGAAAAAGCCCACCTGGCGGGTCATAGCATGGGAGCCGATGTCGCACTGCACTTTGCCATGTTGCATCCCGATCGTGCTGAACGGCTGGTAGTAGTGGAGGCTGGATTGCCTGCCCTGGTAGCGGCGCGCAAGGACGAAAGCTGGATCGGTTGGTCCTACTGGGCAGAGATGATCGAGAAGTATACCGGAGAGAAGGTGCCACCCGAGCACCGCACCGATTACCGCTATCTGCTCCATCAGAGCTTGAAGGTACCGATCCTGTTTGGACCGTCGCGAGGTCAATCCCGCAGGCGACAGGATAAATTCGTCGCCCTGCTGGATACGACCACCATGGTGGATGACTACGAGGTGGTTGGAGAGCTTACTCTGGAAAACATCGCTACTGTGCCCCATCCAAAACTGCTGATGTACGAGCAGGGTTCGCCCTACATCGGGACCTATCATGAGATCTGCGAGGTTGCGATAAACTACGAATCGGTGCTTCTTCCACCAACCAAGTATCGGCACTTTTTCCCTCTGGAAAAACCGGAAGTCCTGGCAGCTCACATCGTCGAATTCTGCCAACCGGAACGGGAAGTGGTCAATGGTCGTCAGTTGGAAGCCATTGTATGA
- a CDS encoding SDR family oxidoreductase: MIDRVLITGAGTGLGLETALTLAERGFDVYASVLNEEQRARVSQESAQRGLSVHTPVLDVTDETTIQPVVDSIAEGGSLLGVVNNAGISLRGYFEDCDDDEIRRVIDVNLFGAMAVTRAVLPAMREAGRGRFIYISSIGARISSMGRTAYCASKFALEGYAESLMQEVGPLGLHISIVEPAIINTERWTVHRGIARRAQDPSSPYHAWFQRQEELADQLVRTSPTKATDVAEAIFKALTERRPRLRYVVGRRARLVLMSRRYLPGEMFERLYFGEAVRRVTDPRGS, from the coding sequence ATGATTGACAGGGTGCTGATCACCGGCGCCGGCACCGGGCTGGGGTTGGAAACGGCGCTCACGCTGGCCGAACGTGGTTTCGACGTCTACGCGAGTGTTCTGAATGAAGAGCAACGGGCTCGGGTCAGCCAGGAGAGCGCCCAGCGGGGTCTTTCTGTCCACACGCCGGTCCTGGATGTAACCGACGAAACGACGATTCAACCGGTAGTCGACTCTATAGCAGAAGGTGGATCCTTGCTGGGCGTTGTGAACAACGCAGGCATCAGCCTGCGGGGCTACTTCGAGGATTGTGATGACGATGAGATCAGAAGGGTCATCGATGTCAATCTGTTTGGCGCGATGGCCGTAACCCGGGCGGTTCTTCCCGCCATGCGAGAGGCTGGCCGAGGCCGGTTTATTTACATCAGTTCCATTGGTGCCCGCATTTCGTCCATGGGAAGAACAGCCTACTGTGCCAGCAAGTTCGCGCTTGAGGGTTACGCCGAATCGCTGATGCAGGAAGTGGGTCCTTTGGGTTTGCACATCAGCATTGTAGAGCCGGCGATCATCAATACGGAGCGCTGGACGGTGCATCGGGGTATTGCCCGGCGGGCCCAGGATCCTTCCAGCCCGTATCATGCCTGGTTTCAGCGGCAGGAAGAGTTGGCCGATCAACTGGTTCGCACATCGCCAACCAAAGCAACTGACGTTGCAGAAGCCATCTTCAAAGCATTGACCGAGCGTCGCCCGCGCTTGCGCTACGTGGTCGGCCGGCGGGCCCGGCTTGTTCTGATGTCGCGTCGCTATTTGCCTGGTGAGATGTTCGAGCGGCTCTATTTCGGAGAGGCAGTCCGGCGCGTTACTGATCCGCGTGGATCCTGA
- a CDS encoding class I SAM-dependent methyltransferase, whose protein sequence is MISRIRALATLGVDRSLKLNRAKGLGAETIRGYYTTQVLIALINVGLMAELGSGRGVQVVTFAKREGLDEGVLQNLFDYLYELRFLDQSKEGYALTEKGMLAHEMLTGVILSVYAYKEIFSNLEALLRGEMIYGVDINRRSEFVAVGSGHSAELLAIPILSNLLLEKGWTRILDMACGDARFLSSVCMSNPNFLGFGVDIAPEAIEAGNRDLMREGLSDRVHLSVGDMFAMDTSFQDIPEIDVCTCVYALHEFLDDGNGRLVELLQGYLRRFPGVPMVVCEVIHHSPAELRRKPGGLMEIQLMHHLSNQRLATREEWREIFGKVGFNSVSEIYLDYARTAVFTAV, encoded by the coding sequence ATGATATCAAGGATACGGGCATTGGCCACGCTTGGAGTGGATCGATCGCTCAAGCTGAACAGGGCCAAGGGTTTGGGCGCGGAAACGATCCGAGGATATTACACGACCCAGGTCCTGATCGCTCTGATCAACGTAGGCCTGATGGCGGAGCTAGGCTCGGGCAGGGGGGTTCAGGTGGTCACCTTCGCTAAGCGAGAAGGGCTGGACGAGGGCGTTCTGCAAAATCTGTTCGATTATCTCTATGAACTCAGATTTCTGGACCAAAGCAAGGAAGGCTATGCGCTGACAGAAAAGGGTATGTTGGCCCACGAGATGTTGACCGGAGTCATCTTGTCGGTTTACGCCTACAAGGAAATCTTTTCCAATCTGGAAGCGCTCTTGCGAGGGGAGATGATCTATGGCGTCGACATAAACCGAAGATCGGAATTTGTCGCGGTTGGAAGTGGTCATTCCGCCGAACTTCTGGCGATCCCGATTTTAAGCAATTTGTTGCTCGAGAAAGGCTGGACCCGTATTCTGGATATGGCCTGCGGCGATGCCCGGTTCTTGAGCAGCGTGTGCATGAGCAATCCGAATTTCCTTGGATTTGGAGTGGATATCGCGCCAGAGGCCATTGAGGCAGGCAATCGGGACTTGATGCGAGAGGGATTGAGTGATCGAGTACACCTGTCGGTTGGCGACATGTTTGCAATGGACACATCTTTTCAGGATATTCCGGAGATCGATGTGTGCACCTGCGTCTACGCATTGCATGAGTTCCTTGATGACGGAAATGGTCGCCTGGTCGAACTGCTTCAGGGGTATTTGAGGCGTTTCCCAGGGGTGCCGATGGTCGTGTGTGAAGTGATTCATCACTCTCCTGCAGAGCTACGGCGCAAACCTGGTGGTCTGATGGAAATTCAGCTGATGCATCATCTTTCCAACCAGCGCCTGGCAACGCGAGAAGAATGGCGCGAGATTTTTGGAAAGGTCGGCTTCAACTCGGTTTCCGAGATCTATTTGGATTATGCTCGCACCGCTGTGTTTACCGCAGTATAG